The following coding sequences lie in one Lolium perenne isolate Kyuss_39 chromosome 2, Kyuss_2.0, whole genome shotgun sequence genomic window:
- the LOC127333386 gene encoding transmembrane E3 ubiquitin-protein ligase FLY2, with product MHAAAAAAAVLRVAVVGLLVLVLAHPPLAAALRPLRERVASAGAAASTGSWADEHAFFKRDDNDVSPYSWNITGTYKGTWTFAAATNGSSRFLEFVTSKGDSVLELLSTPTKISGVHYVQGTITFHDVIDNAHDRGPAQIRLEGVYIWPFRQLRMVANSGADGEPLQEEDYFLSNPYHLLRIFSSQVFQDSSEEKNRRKNSLTYDMEKHCNIEIAAKVVQVSSNQNEGEHEKYRLEGLMESPAVDDDGECFSSLLLNATSLNVEAYYNKAVNYTLMVTFISFLQVLLLIRQMEHSNTQSGAAKVSILMIGQQAIMDAYLCLLHLTAGILVESLFNAFATAAFFKFVVFSIFEMRYLLAIWKASRPLNSGEGWEVMRRELSVLYSRFYGILLGGILLMYELHNFLRPLLFLMYSFWIPQIVTNVIRDTRKPLHPQYILGMTATRVAIPLYIFGCPSNFMRIEPDKKWCIAVTVFMGIQAAVLLLQHYLGSRCFIPRQILPEKYCYHRKVEDNANQPIDCVICMTTIDLTQRTSEYMVAPCEHIFHSGCLQRWMDIKMECPTCRRSLPPA from the exons AtgcacgccgccgccgctgcggccGCCGTGCTGAGGGTCGCTGTGGTAGGCCTGCTGGTGCTAGTCCTAGCCCACCCGCCTCTCGCCGCCGCGCTTCGCCCCCTCAGGGAGCGTGTCGCGTCCGCCGGAGCCGCCGCCTCCACCGGATCCTGGGCCGATGAG CATGCCTTCTTCAAGAGGGATGACAATGACGTGAGTCCGTATTCATGGAATATTACAGGAACATATAAAG GAACTTGGACCTTTGCTGCTGCCACAAATGGTTCCTCTAGATTTCTTGAGTTCGTGACATCTAAGGGTGACTCCGTCTTGGAATTATTGAGCACACCAACAAAGATAAGTGGGGTACACTATGTTCAG GGAACAATCACATTCCATGATGTTATTGATAATGCTCATGATCGTGGGCCTGCTCAAATAAGATTAGAAGGCGTGTATATATGGCCTTTTAGGCAACTCCGTATGGTCGCAAACAG TGGCGCAGACGGTGAACCACTTCAAGAAGAGGATTACTTTTTGTCAAATCCGTACCATTTG CTAAGGATTTTCTCCTCTCAAGTGTTCCAAGATTCTTCTGAAGAGAAGAACCGAAGGAAGAATT CTCTCACATATGACATGGAGAAACATTGTAACATAGAAATTGCCGCTAAGGTGGTCCAGGTGTCGTCTAACCAAAATG AAGGAGAGCATGAGAAGTACCGTTTGGAGGGCTTGATGGAAAGTCCTGCAGTGGATGATGATGGAGAGTGCTTCTCATCTCTCTTACTAAATGCAACATCATTGAATGTTGAAGCTTACTACAACAAAGCAGTGAATTATACACTGATGGTCACTTTC ATCTCGTTTCTCCAAGTTTTGCTGCTTATTAGACAAATGGAACATAGCAACACTCAATCT GGAGCTGCTAAGGTTTCTATTCTTATGATTGGGCAACAAGCTATCATGGATGCATATCTTTGTCTACTGCATTTGACTGCTGGGATATTGGTTG AGTCTCTATTCAATGCCTTTGCAACAGCTGCCTTCTTCAAATTCGTTGTTTTTTCTATTTTTGAGATGAGGTATCTCCTTGCTATATGGAAAGCAAGTAGACCGCTGAACAGTGGAGAAGGTTGGGAAGTAATGAGGCGAGAACTGTCTGTTCTTTACAGCCGCTTTT ATGGCATTCTTCTGGGAGGAATCCTTCTCATGTATGAATTGCACAATTTCTTACGGCCACTTCTGTTCCTGATGTACTCCTTTTGGATTCCTCAAATTGTCACGAATGTCATCCGGGATACAAGAAAACCCCTGCACCCTCAGTATATTTTAGGCATGACTGCTACCCGGGTTGCCATCCCGCTATATATATTTGGTTGCCCTAGCAACTTCATGCGCATTGAGCCCGATAAGAAATGGTGCATCGCTGTGACAGTATTCATGGGTATCCAAGCAGCAGTGCTCCTGCTACAGCATTATCTTGGTTCTCGATGCTTCATTCCTCGCCAG ATCCTCCCTGAGAAATACTGCTACCACAGAAAGGTTGAGGATAACGCAAATCAGCCGATTGATTGTGTTATTTGCATGACTACAATTGATCTTACCCAAAGGACAAGTGAATACATG GTGGCACCTTGCGAGCATATATTCCACTCTGGATGTTTACAGCGCTGGATGGACATCAAGATGGAGTGCCCAACTTGCAGGCGCTCTCTGCCGCCAGCCTAG